From the Glandiceps talaboti chromosome 10, keGlaTala1.1, whole genome shotgun sequence genome, one window contains:
- the LOC144440910 gene encoding small ribosomal subunit protein uS13 has translation MGSLVIPEKFQHILRVMNTNIDGRRKIMFALTAIKGVGRRYSNVVCKKADVDLNKRAGELTEEEVEKVITIMSNPRQYKIPDWFLNRQKDVKDGKFGQVLANNLDNKLREDLERLKKIRAHRGLRHYWGLRVRGQHTKTTGRRGRTVGVSKKK, from the exons ATGGGG AGTCTAGTAATCCCAGAGAAGTTTCAGCACATTCTTCGTGTTATGAACACAAACATCGATGGGCGACGTAAAATAATGTTCGCCTTGACTGCAATCAAG GGTGTTGGACGCCGTTATTCAAATGTTGTGTGCAAGAAAGCCGACGTTGACCTCAACAAACGTGCTGGTGAACTCACTGAGGAAGAG GTTGAGAAAGTCATCACCATTATGAGCAATCCACGTCAATACAAAATCCCAGACTGGTTCCTCAACAGGCAAAAAGACGTCAAAGATGGCAAATTTGGCCAAGTGTTGGCTAATAACTTGGACAACAAACTCCGTGAAGATTTGGAGAGACTGAAGAAAATCCGTGCACACAGAGGTCTTCGTCATTACTGGGG TCTCCGTGTAAGGGGCCAGCACACAAAGACTACTGGTAGGAGAGGAAGAACTGTTGGTGTGTCCAAGAAGAAGTAA